The genome window CCATCATGCTCTCGCTGCTGGTCTTCGTGTTCGAGGGCGTGCGCGATGCCTTCGACCCGCGGAAGGTGTTTGCATGAGCGGCGTGCTGGAAGTCGAAGGGCTGAAGGTTTCTTTCCGGCAGGACGGAGAGACGACCCATGCCGTGAAGGGGGTGAGCTTTAGCGTGGGCCGCGGCGAGACCGTGGCACTGGTGGGCGAGAGCGGCTCGGGCAAGTCCGTGACCGCGCTGTCGACCGTGAGCCTGCTGGGCGAGAGTGCCCGGGTCGAAGGGTCGGTGCGCTACAAGGGCGACCAGATGGTGGGGGCGGACGAGAAGAAGCTGATGGAGGTGCGCGGCAACGACATCTCCTTCATCTTCCAGGAGCCGATGACCTCGCTCAACCCGCTGCACACGCTCGAAAAGCAGCTGGCCGAAAGCCTCGAGCTGCACCAGGGCATCAAGCGCAGCGAGGCGCGCGGCCGGATCATCGAGCTGCTGGAAGACGTTGGCATCCGCGACCCGGAAAGCCGCCTGGGCGCCTATCCGCACCAGCTTTCGGGCGGGCAGCGCCAGCGGGTAATGATCGCCATGGCGCTGGCCAACAACCCCGAGCTGCTGATTGCCGACGAGCCTACCACGGCGCTCGACGTGACCATTCAGGCGCAGATCCTCGACCTGCTGGCGGAGCTGAAACAGAAGCGCCAGATGAGCCTTCTGTTCATCACCCACGACCTCGGGATCGTGCAGGCGATTGCCGACCGCGTCTGCGTGATGAAGGACGGCGAGATCGTCGAGACCGGCCCGACCGCCGAGATCTTCGCCAACCCGCAGCACGCCTACACCAAGATGCTGCTCTCCGCCGCGCCACAGGGCGGGCCCTCCGAAGTGCCCGCCGGGGCCGAGGAGATCGTGCGCACCGAAGACCTGCGCATCTGGTTCCCGATCCAGGCCGGGCTGCTCAAGCGCACCGTGGGCCACGTGAAGGCCGTCAATGCCGCCAGCCTGTCGGTGCGGGCGGGCGAAACGGTGGGGATCGTGGGCGAAAGCGGCTCTGGCAAGACCACGCTGGCGCTGGCGATCATGCGGCTGATCCAGTCGGAAGGGCCGATCTACTACCTCGGCGAGAACATCCAGGGCTGGAAGACCCGGCAGATGCGCGAGCTGCGTCGGCACATGCAGATCGTGTTTCAGGATCCGTTCGGCAGCCTCAGCCCGCGCCTCACCGTGGCGCAGATCGTGGCCGAGGGGCTGGGCGTGCACGGAGTGGAGCAGGGCTACCACCCGCGTGATCTGGTGGCGCAGATGCTCACCGAGGTCGGGCTGGACCCGGCGGTGATGGACCGCTATCCGCACGAGTTCTCGGGCGGGCAGCGCCAACGCATCGCCATTGCCCGCGCGATGATCCTGCGCCCGCGGCTGATGGTGCTCGACGAGCCCACGAGCGCGCTCGACATGACGGTGCAGGTGCAGATCGTCGACCTGCTGCGCGACCTTCAGAAGAAGTACGGGCTAGCCTACCTGTTCATTTCCCACGACTTGCGGGTGGTGCGGGCGCTCAGCCACAAGGTCATGGTCATGCGCCAGGGCGACGTGGTGGAGGCCGGGCTTGCGGCGGAGGTGTTCGACGCCCCGAAGACGGAATACACCCGCACGCTGATGGATGCCGCCTTCGACCTGCCGGGTGCGAGCGAGGCGTGATCCGGGCCATCGCCTGGGATTTCGACGGGGTGCTGAACCGCTGCGTCGAGGACGGGCGGTTCATCTGGGCCGAGCACTTCGAGCGCGACACAGGGCAGAGCCTTGCGGGGTTTCAGCGGGCGGTGTTCGCGGAGGGGTTTCGCGAGGTGATCGAGGGGCGCAGAGACCTTGTCGAGCCTGTCGCGGCATGGTGCGCCGAGGTGGGTCATGCGCCGGGCGCCGAGGCGCTGATCGACTACTGGTTTGCCCGCGATGACACGCCGGATGCAGAGATGCAGGCGCTTGTGGCCCGGCTGAAAGCCGAGGGCGTGCCCCAGGTGATTGCCACCAACAACGAGGCCCGGCGGGCGCGCTACATTCGGGCGCAGACGGGCTGGATGGCACAAGTTGATGCAGTGCTTTGCTCCGGCGAGCTGGGCGTTTCCAAGCCTTCGCCGGCGTTCTTCGAGGCGGTGAGCGCCGCCCTCGCCGTGCCGCCGCGGGAGTGCCTCTTTGTCGATGACACGCGGGCCAACGTCGAGGCGGCGCGTGCGCTGGGGTGGCAGGCCTTTCACTTCACGCCCGAAACCCGGGATGCCCTGCCGGGTATGCTCGCGGGGCGGGGCACCGCGCAGGGCGGATAGCCCGGCTCAGATGGCCGAGCTGTGGCCCGCGCCGGAGAGGTGGTAGGCATCCACGGCGCGGGCGATGACGCGGGTGAGTGGGCGCGCCTCGGGCAGGATCTGGAGACCTTGCGGGGTGAGCCTTGTGGCATCGTCGAAGTGCGCAGCAAGACCCGCCAGAACGCTGCGCACCCAGCTCTCCCGTGCACCCAGCGAGGTTATGGCGCTGGTATCGCAGCGAAACTCGCACATCAGCTGCTCGATCATCCGGCCGCGCCACCTGTCTTCCTTCGAAAACACATGCCCCCGCGCTGTGGCGAAATTTCCATCGCGAATGTCGCGGATATAGGCCGATGTGGCCGATGCGTTCTGGGCATAGCCCTGCGGAAAGCGCGAGATCGAGGAGGCCCCGAGCCCGATCAGGGCGGTGGCGCCGTCATCGGTGTAGCCCTGAAAGTTGCGCCTGAGCCGCCCCTCGGCTTGAGCACGGGCCAGCCCGTCGCCGGGGCGGGCGAAATGGTCGATGCCGATTTCGGCAAAGCCGTCCCAGGCAAAGAGCTGTCGGGCCGTTTCGAAGAGCGCGAGGCGCTGCTCGGGCGTGGGCAGGGCGTCGGTGGGAAGGAGCGACTGGCGCTTGGCCATCCAAGGCACATGGGCATAACCGTAGAGCGCCACCCGGTCGGGGGAAAGCGACAGCAGCTTCTGCACCGAGCTGGAGATGCGTTCGAGGGTCTGGTGCGGCAGGCCGAAGAGGATATCGGCGTTCAGGCTTTCGATCCCGCGGGCGCGGATCGTCTCGACGGCGCGGGCGGTGATCTCGTAGCTCTGGTCGCGGCCGATGGCCTTCTGGATCACCGGATCGAAGTCCTGCACCCCGATGGAGGCGCGGGTCATACCGGCAGCGGCGAGGGCATCGAGCCGGGTGTCGTCGAGCTCGTTCGGGTCGATCTCGACCGAGAACTCCGCCCCGGGCGCCATGGGAACCACGGCCTCAACCGCCGCGGCAAGTTCGGCGATCATCGCCGCATTCATCAGCGTGGGCGTGCCGCCGCCCCAGTGCATCCGGCTCAACCGGACGCCCGGCGCGAGATGGCGGCCAAGCCGGGCGATCTCTGCCTTCAGCACATCGAGATAGGCGCGCACCGGCGCATCGCTCGAGGTGCCCTGGGTGCGGCAGGCGCAGAACCAGCACAGCCGGCGGCAGAATGGCACGTGGATGTAGAGCGAGACCTGACCGCCCTCGGGGACGGCCCGGAGCCACGAGGCGAAACGGTCGCCATCGACGCCGCCGGCAAACTGCGGGGCGGTCGGGTAGCTGGTGTAGCGGGGCACACGTGCGTCAAAGAGGCCGTGGCGGGCAAGTTGTGCGGTGGTGTTCATTGGCATAGATTATCGGCTGCGGGCACGGGGGTGCCTTGACCCAGATCAATGGTGCGCAATGGCCGTTCTCGACTTCAAACTCACGTCGCATGACTGCGGCAGTTGCCAGATCCGGCACCGCGCGGTTTGCGCGCGTTGCGATACCGATGAGTTGGCCCAGCTCGAAGAGATCAAGTATTACCGCAGCTTCGAGGCCGGGCAGGTGGTGATCTGGTCGGGCGATCACATGGATTTTCTGGGGTCGGTCGTCAGCGGGGTGGCCACCCTGAGCCAGACCATGGAAGACGGGCGCACGCAGATGCTGGGCCTGCTGCTGCCATCGGATTTTGTCGGGCGGCCAGGGCGGGAGCGGGCCGCCTATGACGTGACTGCGGTGACGGAGATCACGATGTGCTGCTTCCGCCGCAAGCCGTTCGAGCAGATGATGGAGCGCACGCCGCACGTTGCGCAGCGACTGCTGCAGATGACGCTGGACGAGCTGGACGCGGCGCGGGAGTGGATGCTGATCCTCGGGCGCAAGACCGCGCGGGAGAAGATTGCCAGCCTGATCGCCATTCTGGGGCGCCGGGATGCCTCGCTCGGGCTGGGCGAGCCGATGGGTGACGAGATGACGTTTGACCTGCCACTCACCCGCGAGGCGATGTCGGACTATCTTGGGCTGACGCTGGAGACGGTGAGCCGGCAGGTGTCGGCGCTGAAGAAGGACGGGCTCATCGAGCTGGAGGGCAAGCGCCGCGTGCGGGTGCCGAGCTACGATGCGCTGCTGGCCGAAACCGGCGACGATTCCGATGGCGGTGTAATGGTGTGAGCCGCAGGGCTGGGTCTGCGCCCAGCCTGCAGCTCGCCTGACCCTATCGCGCCATGAAGACCGGCACGGGTGGGTTCTCGAGCATGTCGCGGGTAGCGCCGCCCAGGATCGCCTCTCGGAAGCGGGAATGGCCGTAGGCGCCCATGACCAGTAGGTCTGCGCCGATATCGCTCACGTGGCGACTGATCACATCGGACACCCGGGGCAGGGTGCGGGCGAGCACCGAGATCTCGCAGCGCAGCCCGTGACGCGTGAGCATCTGGCTGAGAGCGCCGCCCGGGTCGGAGCGTTCTGCACCGTGGCGGGGTGGGTCGATCACCGCGATGTTCACCAGATCGGCGCCGACGAGCAGGGGCAGGGAGCGGCGGATTGCGGCCATGGCCTCGGGGCTCTGGTTCCAGGCCACGACGGCACGGCGCGGGCGCGGTGAGGCTTCGGGCGTGGCGGGCACCACGAGCACCGGCGCCTGCCCGTCGAACAACGCCGCCTCCACCATTGTTTCATACTCCGGGCCGCGGCCCTCGCCGTAGGGGGCGGGCATGACCACGAGGTCGGCGATGCGGGCGCGGGCCGAGATGAGGGCGGCGAGCCCGGCCATCTGGCCGACCGCACTTTCAACCGACCATCGCAATGCGCTGGAACTCAGGCTGGCGCGGGCGCTGGCCTCGATCTGCTCAGCCAGTCGGCGGGCCTCGTCATGGGTCTCCTGCTGAACCAGCGCGGTGGCGCCTGCGTAGTAGTAGGCGACCTGGGTGTGGTCGCAGCCGATGCCGACCACGTCGAGATGCGCATCGAAGCGGTCGGCGAGACGCTCGGCATGGGCCAGTGCGCGGGCCGGATCGGATCCTGCCTCCAGCGGTTCGAGAAGGGGGGCGAGAATTGTTTTCGGGTCCATGGTCATCCAGTCCTCCGGGTGGGCCGCCGCATCGGGGGCGGCGGGCTTTGGTGCCGAGACTGCCGCAAACGCGCGGGCATTGATTTGACCTGAATCAAGGACGGGGCCGGAGCTTGGCACGATCCTGTCGCCAATTCGAAGGCCGTTCTGCGGGGTGAGTCCCCGTCGGGCCTTCTTGGGGACAGGAAAGGAAACCCGACATGTGGGATATCGTGAAGATCGTGCTCTTCGGGCTGGTCGCCGTGATCGCGGCGATCGCTGCGAACTATGCGCGCGACCTTGCCTATATGGTGCACGCGCTGATCATCTGCGCCATCGCGGCGGGGATGTTCATCTGGTCGGTGCGCACGACCTGGGAAGAGCGGCCCGCCCCCATCATCAATGCCGAGGGTTACATGGACGGGGTGGTGCGCTACGGCGTTGTTGCCACGACCTTCTGGGGCATCGTCGGCTTTCTGGTGGGCACTTTGATTGCCTTTCAGCTCGCTTTTCCGCAGCTCAACTTTCAGCTGCTGGGCGACGGGATCGGCAATTTCGGGCGGCTGCGGCCGCTGCACACATCGGCGGTGATCTTTGCCTTTGGCGGCAACGCGCTGATTGCCACGAGCTTTTATATCGTGCAGCGCACCAGCGCGGTGCGGCTCTGGGGCGGCAACCTCGCGTGGTTCGTGTTCTGGGGCTACAACCTGTTCATCGTGCTGGCGGCGACGGGCTACCTGCTGGGCGCGACCCAGAGCAAGGAATACGCCGAGCCGGAGTGGTATGTGGACCTCTGGCTCACGGCCGTCTGGGTGGCCTACCTGGCTGTCTTCCTCGGCACGATCCTGACCCGCAAGGAGCGCCACATCTACGTGGCGAACTGGTTCTTCCTGAGCTTCATCGTCACCGTGGCCATGCTGCATGTGGTCAACAACATCTCGATCCCGGTGAGCCTGTTCGGCTCGAAGTCGGTGCAGGTGTTTGCCGGCGTGCAGGATGCGATGACGCAGTGGTGGTATGGCCACAACGCGGTGGGCTTCTTCCTGACCGCGGGCTTTCTCGGGATGATGTACTACTTCGTGCCCAAGCAGGCCGAGCGACCGGTTTACTCCTACAAGCTCAGTATCATCCACTTCTGGGCACTGATCTTTCTCTACATCTGGGCCGGTCCGCACCACCTGCACTACACAGCGCTGCCCGACTGGGCCTCGACCCTTGGCATGGTGTTTTCGGTCGTGCTGTGGATGCCGAGCTGGGGTGGCATGATCAACGGGCTGATGACGCTTTCAGGCGCGTGGGACAAGCTCAGGACCGATCCCGTCATCAGGATGATGATCGTCTCGATCGGATTCTACGGCATGTCCACCTTCGAGGGGCCGATGATGTCGATCCGGGCGGTCAACAGCCTGAGCCACTACACGGACTGGACCATCGGCCACGTGCATTCCGGTGCGCTCGGCTGGAACGGGATGATCACATTCGGGGCGCTCTACTTCCTGGTGCCGAAGCTCTGGAACCGGGCGCAGCTCTACAGCCTGCCGGCGGTGAACTGGCATTTCTGGCTCGCGACCATCGGGATCGTTCTCTACGCGGCCTCGATGTGGGTGACGGGGATCATGGAAGGGCTGATGTGGCGCGAGGTCGATGCCAACGGCTACCTCGTCAACGCCTTCTCCGACACGGTGAGCGCGAAATTCCCGATGTATGTGGTCCGGGCGCTGGGCGGGGTGATGTATCTCGCCGGGGGTCTGATCATGGCCTGGAACCTGTGGATGACGGTGCGCAAGGGCGAGGCCAGAGTGCCCGCCGCCGCTGCCGTTGCCGCTGAATAAGGGAGGCCGGAAACATGGCACTTCTCGACAAGCACAAGATCCTTGAAACCAATGCTACGCTGCTGCTGGTCTCCTCCTTCCTCGTCGTCACCGTGGGCGGGATCGTGGAGATTGCGCCGCTCTTTTACCTCGACAACACCATCGAGGACGTGGAGGGGGTGCGGCCCTACAGCCCGCTCGAGCTGACGGGGCGCGACATCTACATCCGCGAGGGCTGCTATGTGTGCCATAGCCAGATGATCCGCCCGATGCGCGACGAGGTGGAGCGCTACGGGCACTACAGCCTCGCGGCGGAGTCGAAGTACGATCATCCGTTTCAATGGGGCTCCAAGCGCACCGGGCCGGACCTTGCCCGCGTGGGCGGGCGCTACTCGGACGAGTGGCATGTGGATCACCTGACCGATCCGCAGAGCGTGGTGCCCGAGAGCGTGATGCCGAAATACGGCTACCTGCTCGACCGCACCATCGAGGCGGAGCACGTGGGCGAGTTGATGGCGACCCACCGGCTGGTGGGCGTGCCCTACAGCGACGAGATGCTCGAGGCCGCCGCCGAGGACTTTGCCGCACAGGCCGACCCATGGGCCGACAGCGATGGGCTGATCGCGCGCTATGGCGAGAGCGCACAAGTGCGCAACTTCGACGGGCAGGCCGCGCTGACCGAGATGGATGCGCTGGTGGCGTATTTGCAGGTGCTCGGGACGATGGTGGATTTTTCCACCTTCCAGCCCGACGAGAGCCGGTAGGGGGGGCGAGCCGATGGAAACCTATTCGTGGATGCGTGAGCTGGCCGACAGCTGGGTGCTTCTTGCCATGTTCCTGTTCTTCGCGGGCGTCGTGCTCTGGGCCTTTCGACCCGGCAGCCGGCGGGACCACGAGGAATGCGCCAACCTGATTTTCCGTAACGACAGAACGCCTGCGGGCGAAGGCTCCGAGGGGGCGAAGAAATGAGCAAGAGACAGAAGACGCCCGAGCAGGACATTCCGACGACCGGCCACAGCTGGGACGGGATTCAGGAGTACGACAACCCGATGCCGCGCTGGTGGCTCTGGACCTTCTACGCCACCATCGTCTGGGGCATCGGCTATACCGTGGCCTATCCGGCCTGGCCGCTGGTGAAGGGGGCGACGGAGGGGCTTCTGGGCTATTCGACCCGCGCTGAGGTGGCCGAGGAGATTGCCGGGTTCGACGCCGCCAATGCGGATATCCGCGCCCGGCTGGTGGCCACGGATCTCGACCAGATCGCCGCCGATCCGGAGCTGGCCCGCTTTGCCGAGAACGCGGGGGGCGCGGTGTTCAGGACATGGTGCGCCCAGTGCCACGGATCGGGCGCGGCCGGGGCCAAGGGCTACCCGAACCTGCTGGATGACGATTGGCTCTGGGGCGGCGACATGGAGGCGATCCATTTCTCGATCACCCACGGCATCCG of Oceanicola sp. 502str15 contains these proteins:
- the ccoO gene encoding cytochrome-c oxidase, cbb3-type subunit II: MALLDKHKILETNATLLLVSSFLVVTVGGIVEIAPLFYLDNTIEDVEGVRPYSPLELTGRDIYIREGCYVCHSQMIRPMRDEVERYGHYSLAAESKYDHPFQWGSKRTGPDLARVGGRYSDEWHVDHLTDPQSVVPESVMPKYGYLLDRTIEAEHVGELMATHRLVGVPYSDEMLEAAAEDFAAQADPWADSDGLIARYGESAQVRNFDGQAALTEMDALVAYLQVLGTMVDFSTFQPDESR
- a CDS encoding HAD-IA family hydrolase; the encoded protein is MIRAIAWDFDGVLNRCVEDGRFIWAEHFERDTGQSLAGFQRAVFAEGFREVIEGRRDLVEPVAAWCAEVGHAPGAEALIDYWFARDDTPDAEMQALVARLKAEGVPQVIATNNEARRARYIRAQTGWMAQVDAVLCSGELGVSKPSPAFFEAVSAALAVPPRECLFVDDTRANVEAARALGWQAFHFTPETRDALPGMLAGRGTAQGG
- a CDS encoding cbb3-type cytochrome c oxidase subunit 3, which codes for METYSWMRELADSWVLLAMFLFFAGVVLWAFRPGSRRDHEECANLIFRNDRTPAGEGSEGAKK
- the ccoP gene encoding cytochrome-c oxidase, cbb3-type subunit III; amino-acid sequence: MSKRQKTPEQDIPTTGHSWDGIQEYDNPMPRWWLWTFYATIVWGIGYTVAYPAWPLVKGATEGLLGYSTRAEVAEEIAGFDAANADIRARLVATDLDQIAADPELARFAENAGGAVFRTWCAQCHGSGAAGAKGYPNLLDDDWLWGGDMEAIHFSITHGIRNEDDPEGEARYSEMPRFGADELLEPAQIDEVVNFVMSLSGAPRDAAKVEAGGLVFADNCAACHGEAAEGDREQGAPNLADAIWLYGGDYETLMESVSEARYGVMPNWNTRLSEAEIRAVTAYVHGRGGGE
- a CDS encoding universal stress protein; protein product: MDPKTILAPLLEPLEAGSDPARALAHAERLADRFDAHLDVVGIGCDHTQVAYYYAGATALVQQETHDEARRLAEQIEASARASLSSSALRWSVESAVGQMAGLAALISARARIADLVVMPAPYGEGRGPEYETMVEAALFDGQAPVLVVPATPEASPRPRRAVVAWNQSPEAMAAIRRSLPLLVGADLVNIAVIDPPRHGAERSDPGGALSQMLTRHGLRCEISVLARTLPRVSDVISRHVSDIGADLLVMGAYGHSRFREAILGGATRDMLENPPVPVFMAR
- the hemN gene encoding oxygen-independent coproporphyrinogen III oxidase — translated: MNTTAQLARHGLFDARVPRYTSYPTAPQFAGGVDGDRFASWLRAVPEGGQVSLYIHVPFCRRLCWFCACRTQGTSSDAPVRAYLDVLKAEIARLGRHLAPGVRLSRMHWGGGTPTLMNAAMIAELAAAVEAVVPMAPGAEFSVEIDPNELDDTRLDALAAAGMTRASIGVQDFDPVIQKAIGRDQSYEITARAVETIRARGIESLNADILFGLPHQTLERISSSVQKLLSLSPDRVALYGYAHVPWMAKRQSLLPTDALPTPEQRLALFETARQLFAWDGFAEIGIDHFARPGDGLARAQAEGRLRRNFQGYTDDGATALIGLGASSISRFPQGYAQNASATSAYIRDIRDGNFATARGHVFSKEDRWRGRMIEQLMCEFRCDTSAITSLGARESWVRSVLAGLAAHFDDATRLTPQGLQILPEARPLTRVIARAVDAYHLSGAGHSSAI
- the ccoN gene encoding cytochrome-c oxidase, cbb3-type subunit I, whose product is MWDIVKIVLFGLVAVIAAIAANYARDLAYMVHALIICAIAAGMFIWSVRTTWEERPAPIINAEGYMDGVVRYGVVATTFWGIVGFLVGTLIAFQLAFPQLNFQLLGDGIGNFGRLRPLHTSAVIFAFGGNALIATSFYIVQRTSAVRLWGGNLAWFVFWGYNLFIVLAATGYLLGATQSKEYAEPEWYVDLWLTAVWVAYLAVFLGTILTRKERHIYVANWFFLSFIVTVAMLHVVNNISIPVSLFGSKSVQVFAGVQDAMTQWWYGHNAVGFFLTAGFLGMMYYFVPKQAERPVYSYKLSIIHFWALIFLYIWAGPHHLHYTALPDWASTLGMVFSVVLWMPSWGGMINGLMTLSGAWDKLRTDPVIRMMIVSIGFYGMSTFEGPMMSIRAVNSLSHYTDWTIGHVHSGALGWNGMITFGALYFLVPKLWNRAQLYSLPAVNWHFWLATIGIVLYAASMWVTGIMEGLMWREVDANGYLVNAFSDTVSAKFPMYVVRALGGVMYLAGGLIMAWNLWMTVRKGEARVPAAAAVAAE
- the fnrL gene encoding transcriptional regulator FnrL: MAVLDFKLTSHDCGSCQIRHRAVCARCDTDELAQLEEIKYYRSFEAGQVVIWSGDHMDFLGSVVSGVATLSQTMEDGRTQMLGLLLPSDFVGRPGRERAAYDVTAVTEITMCCFRRKPFEQMMERTPHVAQRLLQMTLDELDAAREWMLILGRKTAREKIASLIAILGRRDASLGLGEPMGDEMTFDLPLTREAMSDYLGLTLETVSRQVSALKKDGLIELEGKRRVRVPSYDALLAETGDDSDGGVMV
- a CDS encoding ABC transporter ATP-binding protein → MSGVLEVEGLKVSFRQDGETTHAVKGVSFSVGRGETVALVGESGSGKSVTALSTVSLLGESARVEGSVRYKGDQMVGADEKKLMEVRGNDISFIFQEPMTSLNPLHTLEKQLAESLELHQGIKRSEARGRIIELLEDVGIRDPESRLGAYPHQLSGGQRQRVMIAMALANNPELLIADEPTTALDVTIQAQILDLLAELKQKRQMSLLFITHDLGIVQAIADRVCVMKDGEIVETGPTAEIFANPQHAYTKMLLSAAPQGGPSEVPAGAEEIVRTEDLRIWFPIQAGLLKRTVGHVKAVNAASLSVRAGETVGIVGESGSGKTTLALAIMRLIQSEGPIYYLGENIQGWKTRQMRELRRHMQIVFQDPFGSLSPRLTVAQIVAEGLGVHGVEQGYHPRDLVAQMLTEVGLDPAVMDRYPHEFSGGQRQRIAIARAMILRPRLMVLDEPTSALDMTVQVQIVDLLRDLQKKYGLAYLFISHDLRVVRALSHKVMVMRQGDVVEAGLAAEVFDAPKTEYTRTLMDAAFDLPGASEA